From the Maioricimonas rarisocia genome, one window contains:
- a CDS encoding tetratricopeptide repeat protein, producing MTVQKDDTAGDSTTQSRPDDAVPLEMGRVVRRTAIIGGIALLAILVGFASLWAYDRWAEKKQEAFRTSCEAAVAAQDWDELLQTATAWRDWDPDNDDSLMFIAQALVDLERLDEAVETLGRVEDDYKGALEALAFRAEIQYSALNRPFDAEGTWRRMVKIAPNANLPRQRLIYFYAMTLQRNAMEQQIREAVMLECEPPEAYSYILLKNVLNFSDGLAKTTRWLLNYPDDETLQVAQAVYAARQDSEGKIATFGFRTVMPGSLDLVERRLKQYPSNLELLAVKIDQAIFEGDAREVTELLAQANPSAENDSRFWRIRGWLMLDRGRYEEAVEAFEAAIDINVFDWQARWLLADALRKLNRTEEADRASALALTGKELQQRIFEKPSARDLDEELAADILQYARDLEATLFAESLARRLNLTP from the coding sequence ATGACCGTCCAGAAGGATGACACGGCTGGCGACTCGACAACGCAGTCAAGGCCCGACGACGCTGTACCCCTCGAAATGGGCCGCGTCGTGCGTCGCACCGCCATCATCGGCGGCATCGCTCTGCTGGCGATTCTCGTCGGCTTCGCCTCGCTGTGGGCTTATGACCGCTGGGCGGAAAAGAAACAGGAAGCCTTTCGCACCTCCTGCGAAGCGGCCGTCGCTGCTCAGGACTGGGACGAACTCCTCCAGACCGCAACCGCCTGGCGCGACTGGGACCCCGACAACGACGATTCGCTCATGTTCATCGCCCAGGCACTCGTCGATCTCGAGCGACTGGACGAAGCCGTCGAAACTCTCGGACGGGTCGAAGACGACTACAAAGGGGCACTCGAAGCACTCGCCTTCCGCGCCGAGATTCAGTACTCGGCCCTCAATCGTCCGTTCGATGCCGAAGGGACGTGGCGACGCATGGTGAAGATCGCACCCAACGCGAACCTTCCCCGCCAGCGGCTGATCTACTTCTACGCGATGACGCTCCAGCGCAATGCCATGGAGCAGCAGATCCGCGAAGCCGTCATGCTCGAGTGCGAACCGCCCGAAGCCTATTCCTACATCCTCCTCAAAAACGTCCTCAACTTCTCCGACGGACTCGCGAAAACGACGCGCTGGCTGCTCAACTATCCCGACGACGAAACGCTGCAGGTCGCTCAGGCCGTCTACGCAGCCCGGCAGGATTCCGAGGGGAAAATTGCCACCTTCGGGTTTCGCACCGTGATGCCGGGGAGCCTCGATCTGGTCGAACGGCGACTCAAGCAGTACCCGAGCAACCTCGAACTGCTCGCTGTAAAAATCGACCAGGCCATCTTCGAGGGAGACGCCCGCGAAGTGACGGAACTGCTCGCTCAGGCCAACCCCAGTGCCGAAAACGACAGCCGGTTCTGGCGAATCCGCGGCTGGCTCATGCTCGACCGCGGTCGCTACGAAGAAGCGGTCGAGGCGTTCGAGGCGGCAATCGACATCAATGTCTTCGACTGGCAGGCCCGCTGGCTGCTCGCCGATGCCCTTCGCAAGCTGAACCGGACCGAAGAAGCCGATCGTGCCTCGGCACTCGCTTTGACCGGCAAGGAACTGCAGCAGCGGATCTTCGAGAAGCCGAGCGCCCGCGATCTCGATGAAGAGCTCGCCGCCGACATCCTGCAGTACGCCCGCGACCTGGAAGCAACCCTCTTCGCCGAGTCCCTCGCCCGCCGCCTCAACCTCACGCCCTGA
- a CDS encoding DUF1592 domain-containing protein: MTRFIGAICSVAFTLSSSAQAAPPEVRLPEKHRAFFKAYCLDCHDSETREGQVDLETVPFRITTLEQAELWQKVLNALNAGEMPPEDSGQPGNTAKADFLDDLARTMVAARQALSDSGGEITMRRLNRREYRNSIRHLLGVNVNVESLPDDGGSGTFDTTGASLFLSSDQFEQYLKLGRSAIDEMFERQTALQQEPRVFRVEPETTVNVESRRDMERLEETYDRFMRWKAGVDKAAAAPENREIVAEILKENPKLDLSDWPSPAAFQFYRHAHKLIGAPDPTEFGFRDDNDATFSFQGGYSRKYAYLKHYAELPHSDRGTYLKLAWGIRRIDVSPKPKNLPPGTYTMRVRAGVVEGTPSYRHFIEIGHPQRVNQVPVGFEGVPISSHQVTGTIERPEVIETQLEVGLHTPREFGIQERQPTDRKTLRNAYNRDKRNNGYGTPPAIWIDWIELEGPLPQTGPPSPLQAILDRHTNAAADSEAGRARVILTEFAEAAFRHVTPDPEFIDRLLSIFEVRRAGGDSFEVAIRTPLSIILASPGFLYLSEPGRDSERRQLDDRELAVRLACFLWSAPPDQELLDLAERNKLHQPEVLREQVDRLIADPRSDEFVSGFVHQWLDMERLDFFQFDANLHREFDDNTRAAAREEVYQSFAHLLRASEGGRLGKLLKSDYVFINGLLATYYGIEGVTGDEFRKVKLPADSPRGGLLGMAAIHAMGSDGIVSSPVERGAWVLRHLLNDPPPPAPPNVPQISRLEGQILTTRERVLAHQEEAQCASCHRKIDPIGFGLENFDAAGKWRTEDSYQMRDRRGRGVGKRKTWTIDASGAFHKGPAFSDYHDLRDLIAMREEDFARGFTEHLIEYALGRPFGFTDEDLANEIVSSAKRREFAVSEFIHSLVQSKAFRTK; encoded by the coding sequence ATGACACGATTCATAGGCGCCATCTGCAGTGTTGCCTTCACGCTCAGTTCCTCGGCGCAAGCCGCGCCGCCAGAAGTCCGGCTTCCGGAGAAACACCGGGCATTCTTCAAAGCATACTGCCTGGATTGTCACGACTCCGAAACGCGGGAAGGCCAGGTCGATCTCGAAACCGTCCCCTTCCGCATTACCACGCTCGAGCAGGCGGAACTCTGGCAGAAAGTACTCAACGCACTGAACGCCGGCGAAATGCCGCCGGAAGATTCCGGGCAGCCAGGCAATACAGCGAAGGCGGACTTCCTGGATGATCTGGCTCGAACCATGGTCGCCGCGCGTCAGGCTCTGTCGGATTCAGGCGGCGAGATCACGATGCGACGGCTGAACCGGCGAGAGTACCGCAACAGCATTCGGCACTTGCTGGGGGTGAATGTCAACGTCGAGTCTCTTCCGGATGACGGGGGCTCCGGAACGTTCGATACCACGGGAGCATCGCTCTTTCTCTCCAGCGACCAGTTTGAGCAGTACCTGAAGCTCGGACGCAGCGCGATCGATGAAATGTTCGAGCGTCAGACGGCGTTGCAACAGGAACCGCGAGTCTTCCGCGTCGAGCCGGAAACCACGGTCAATGTCGAGAGTCGCAGGGACATGGAGCGATTGGAGGAAACCTATGACCGCTTCATGCGCTGGAAAGCGGGTGTTGACAAAGCCGCCGCCGCGCCGGAGAACCGCGAGATCGTTGCCGAAATCCTCAAAGAGAACCCGAAACTTGATCTGTCCGACTGGCCGTCGCCGGCAGCCTTTCAGTTCTACCGACACGCCCACAAACTGATCGGGGCTCCCGACCCGACGGAGTTTGGGTTTCGGGATGACAATGACGCAACCTTTTCCTTCCAGGGCGGCTACTCCCGAAAATACGCCTACCTGAAGCACTATGCCGAGCTTCCCCACAGCGATCGAGGAACGTATTTGAAACTCGCCTGGGGAATCCGTCGCATCGACGTCTCTCCCAAGCCGAAGAATCTTCCGCCCGGAACCTACACGATGCGCGTGCGAGCGGGAGTCGTGGAAGGGACTCCGTCGTACCGGCACTTCATCGAAATCGGCCACCCACAGCGAGTGAACCAGGTGCCTGTGGGGTTTGAAGGCGTCCCCATCAGCAGCCACCAGGTCACCGGGACCATCGAACGACCAGAGGTCATCGAGACGCAACTCGAAGTTGGCCTTCACACGCCACGTGAATTCGGCATCCAGGAACGGCAGCCCACCGATCGAAAGACCCTCCGCAACGCCTACAACCGGGACAAGCGAAACAACGGCTACGGAACACCTCCCGCCATCTGGATCGACTGGATCGAGCTCGAAGGCCCGCTTCCGCAAACCGGGCCGCCTTCACCGCTACAGGCAATTCTCGACAGGCACACAAACGCTGCCGCAGATTCCGAAGCCGGACGTGCGCGCGTCATTCTCACCGAGTTCGCCGAAGCGGCCTTCCGCCATGTAACACCAGACCCGGAATTCATCGACAGGCTTCTGTCGATCTTTGAGGTGCGTCGGGCAGGCGGCGACTCCTTTGAGGTTGCCATCCGTACGCCCCTCAGCATCATTCTCGCGTCGCCTGGATTCCTCTATCTCAGTGAACCTGGTCGTGACTCCGAACGACGCCAGCTGGATGACCGCGAACTCGCCGTACGGCTGGCCTGCTTCCTCTGGAGTGCTCCGCCGGATCAGGAACTGCTGGATCTTGCCGAACGTAACAAGTTGCATCAGCCAGAGGTTCTCCGCGAACAGGTCGATCGGTTGATTGCCGATCCACGTTCAGATGAGTTCGTCTCCGGCTTCGTGCATCAGTGGCTCGACATGGAGCGGCTGGACTTCTTCCAGTTCGATGCAAACCTGCATCGCGAGTTCGACGATAACACCCGCGCCGCGGCCCGCGAAGAGGTTTACCAGTCCTTCGCTCACCTGTTGCGTGCTTCGGAAGGTGGTCGCCTTGGCAAACTCCTCAAGAGCGACTACGTCTTCATCAACGGACTGCTCGCCACCTACTACGGCATCGAAGGTGTCACGGGCGACGAGTTCCGAAAGGTGAAACTGCCCGCCGATTCACCACGCGGCGGCTTACTCGGGATGGCCGCCATTCACGCCATGGGCAGCGACGGCATCGTCAGCAGCCCCGTCGAACGCGGAGCCTGGGTTCTGCGCCATCTGTTGAACGATCCTCCGCCGCCAGCGCCACCTAACGTCCCGCAGATCTCGCGTCTCGAAGGTCAGATCCTCACCACGCGCGAGCGAGTTCTGGCACACCAGGAAGAAGCCCAGTGCGCAAGCTGCCACCGCAAGATCGACCCCATCGGCTTTGGTCTGGAAAACTTCGATGCCGCCGGAAAGTGGCGGACTGAAGACAGCTACCAGATGCGAGACAGGAGAGGCAGAGGAGTCGGTAAGCGGAAGACCTGGACGATCGACGCGTCAGGTGCATTCCACAAAGGCCCGGCATTCAGCGATTACCACGACCTGCGCGACCTCATCGCCATGCGTGAAGAAGACTTCGCCCGCGGCTTCACCGAACACCTGATCGAATACGCCTTAGGCCGCCCATTCGGCTTCACCGACGAAGACCTTGCAAACGAAATCGTCAGTTCTGCGAAGCGCAGAGAGTTTGCCGTCAGCGAGTTCATTCACTCCCTCGTTCAGAGCAAAGCGTTCCGAACGAAGTAG
- a CDS encoding alkaline phosphatase D family protein, whose translation MMRSTFLLLSTAILLTTIQTAAAQPHAAMGMIVGEVTPTSALVQVRLTQTEGLVDRDLPGAPGVVRFVLRVDDAEETAAGRKPAVARQAVKATAEHDFIARAHFTDLEPNTRYVCSARIGNDRQSMQRGPVARFRTLAGADVAAPFEFVVVTGMNYAKFHGDDRIDRKQHLVENNTRLPAPYAGKDKHLGYPGLATILSLQPDFFVGTGDNVYYDTPDDPRAKTITELRQKWHEQFVQPRYRELFAAVPTYWEIDDHDYRIDDCDNTGDYKPSPETGRRLMLEQLPVAPMEDDDAKTYRSHRVSRDLQVWFPENRMYRSPNATPDGPDKTIWGDEQKAWLKRTLAESDATFKLLISPTPMVGPDDLRKTDNHTNIGGFRHERDEFFTWLKNEGLIGNGFFVVCGDRHWQYHALDPSGVEEFSCGALVDANSRLGRSPGDPKSTDPEATIRQFYSQDPRSGGFLQIRSTPATESEPARLTFRFHDEHGKLLHEHVKTSPAE comes from the coding sequence ATGATGCGCTCGACATTTCTGCTGCTCTCCACTGCGATCCTCCTCACCACAATCCAGACCGCCGCCGCCCAGCCGCATGCCGCCATGGGGATGATAGTCGGCGAGGTCACGCCAACCAGCGCGCTCGTTCAGGTCCGTCTGACGCAAACGGAAGGCCTCGTGGATCGGGATCTCCCCGGTGCACCCGGCGTGGTCCGCTTCGTACTTCGGGTCGACGACGCCGAGGAAACCGCCGCAGGCCGCAAACCTGCCGTCGCCCGTCAGGCCGTCAAAGCAACCGCCGAACACGACTTTATCGCCCGCGCCCACTTCACCGACCTCGAGCCGAACACCCGCTACGTCTGCTCGGCACGCATCGGCAACGACCGCCAGTCAATGCAGCGGGGACCCGTCGCCCGCTTCCGCACACTGGCTGGTGCCGACGTCGCTGCTCCCTTCGAGTTCGTCGTCGTCACCGGCATGAACTATGCCAAATTCCACGGCGACGACCGCATCGACCGCAAACAGCACCTGGTCGAGAACAACACCCGGCTCCCCGCCCCCTACGCCGGCAAGGACAAGCACCTCGGCTACCCGGGACTCGCGACGATCCTCTCACTGCAGCCGGACTTCTTCGTCGGCACCGGAGACAACGTCTACTACGACACCCCCGACGACCCCCGCGCCAAGACCATCACCGAACTCCGTCAGAAGTGGCACGAACAGTTCGTCCAGCCCCGCTACCGTGAGCTCTTCGCCGCCGTCCCCACCTACTGGGAAATCGACGACCACGACTACCGCATCGACGACTGCGACAATACGGGCGACTACAAGCCGTCACCCGAAACCGGCCGCCGCCTGATGCTCGAGCAGCTCCCCGTCGCGCCGATGGAAGACGATGACGCGAAGACCTACCGGTCGCACCGCGTCAGCCGCGACCTGCAGGTCTGGTTCCCCGAGAACCGCATGTACCGCAGCCCCAATGCGACGCCCGACGGGCCCGACAAGACGATCTGGGGCGACGAGCAGAAGGCATGGCTCAAGCGGACCCTCGCCGAGAGCGACGCCACCTTCAAACTCCTCATCTCACCCACTCCGATGGTCGGCCCCGATGATCTCCGCAAGACGGACAACCACACCAACATCGGGGGCTTCCGCCACGAGCGGGACGAGTTCTTCACCTGGCTGAAGAACGAAGGGCTGATCGGCAACGGCTTTTTCGTGGTCTGCGGCGACCGCCACTGGCAGTACCACGCCCTCGATCCCTCCGGCGTCGAAGAGTTCTCCTGCGGCGCTCTGGTGGATGCCAACTCCCGCCTGGGCCGCAGCCCGGGCGATCCCAAATCGACCGATCCCGAAGCCACCATCCGCCAGTTCTACTCACAGGATCCCCGCTCCGGCGGCTTCCTGCAGATCCGCAGCACGCCGGCAACAGAGAGTGAACCGGCCCGCCTCACGTTCCGCTTCCACGACGAGCACGGCAAATTGCTCCACGAGCACGTGAAGACCAGCCCTGCCGAGTAA
- a CDS encoding multiheme c-type cytochrome — protein MKSGIGALVFVLIGAGVLAAIGFAIAKRADGPEPDAAEVAENTAPAFTPPEVPPPPSQAYAGSQACAECHDDVSEHFRAHPMGRSLAAALEASKLEDYGRDDGFKLPLAPSATFEPFYFAEIADEAVMHHEMAIEKSGETIYDQAVPIAYTVGSGQRGRSYLINRDGLLFMSPMTWYSTKDQWDLSPGYERNNLHFGRRIVDGCLQCHAGRVAQVETNRYKAQPFIEASIGCERCHGPSQGHVDYWRAGGSDEKPDPILKLAELPRGRRDHVCFQCHLVGEQRLVRYGRNEFDFRPGDHVGDIWTIFLHGTGIEEGDGRASTEAVSQVEQMLSSVCYQKSNGALGCTSCHDPHSIPSADNRVEFYRSACLNCHGPDSTECSKPLDERLEVTAEDSCIACHMAPVAANDVPHTSQTDHRILRRPLEEALQPRAGGGLLVFGESEGVVPESEAKRGRAIFMVRTAEQADDAAIAVEAIPFLEKWLKSVPDDIEAGEVLGLAYHLVGDYPQAEQVWQRTLELDPDHEELLRRLFVLSHDSGELQSALAYGERLTKVNPWNYEYWGRLAHVLGQLGRLDEGIAAAEKAIAINPAVVNIYQWLAEVCAARGEQEKSERYRQRYEALAE, from the coding sequence ATGAAATCGGGAATCGGAGCGCTGGTCTTCGTGCTGATCGGTGCCGGCGTGCTGGCGGCCATTGGCTTCGCGATTGCGAAGCGTGCGGATGGACCGGAGCCTGATGCCGCCGAGGTCGCGGAGAACACGGCCCCTGCGTTCACGCCGCCCGAAGTTCCGCCGCCTCCGTCGCAGGCGTATGCGGGAAGCCAGGCCTGTGCCGAGTGTCACGACGACGTGTCAGAACACTTCCGGGCACACCCGATGGGGCGATCGCTGGCCGCGGCACTGGAGGCTTCGAAGCTGGAGGACTACGGCCGCGACGATGGCTTCAAGCTGCCGCTGGCTCCCAGTGCGACATTCGAGCCGTTCTACTTCGCCGAGATCGCGGACGAGGCGGTCATGCATCACGAAATGGCGATCGAGAAATCGGGGGAGACGATCTACGACCAGGCGGTGCCGATCGCGTATACGGTGGGTTCGGGTCAGCGGGGACGTTCGTACCTGATCAACCGGGACGGGCTGCTGTTCATGTCGCCGATGACGTGGTATTCGACGAAGGATCAGTGGGATCTTTCGCCCGGCTACGAACGGAACAACCTGCACTTCGGTCGACGCATTGTCGACGGGTGTCTGCAGTGTCATGCCGGCCGGGTCGCGCAGGTCGAGACGAACCGTTACAAAGCGCAGCCGTTCATCGAGGCCAGCATCGGCTGTGAACGCTGCCACGGGCCGTCGCAGGGGCATGTGGACTACTGGCGTGCGGGTGGAAGCGACGAGAAGCCGGATCCGATTCTCAAGCTGGCGGAGCTGCCGCGCGGTCGCCGCGATCACGTCTGCTTCCAGTGCCATCTGGTGGGGGAACAACGGCTGGTGCGGTACGGGCGGAACGAGTTCGACTTCCGCCCCGGGGACCACGTGGGAGACATCTGGACGATCTTTCTGCACGGAACGGGGATCGAAGAGGGGGACGGGCGGGCATCGACCGAAGCAGTCAGTCAGGTGGAGCAGATGCTCAGCAGCGTGTGCTACCAGAAGAGCAACGGCGCGCTGGGATGCACGTCGTGTCACGATCCGCACTCGATTCCCTCTGCCGACAACCGGGTCGAGTTTTATCGCTCTGCGTGTCTGAACTGTCACGGCCCGGACTCCACTGAGTGCAGCAAGCCGCTGGATGAACGGCTCGAAGTGACTGCCGAGGACTCCTGCATCGCGTGCCATATGGCTCCGGTTGCGGCGAACGATGTGCCTCATACTTCGCAGACGGACCATCGCATTCTGCGTCGGCCCCTGGAAGAAGCATTGCAGCCACGGGCGGGAGGCGGGCTGCTGGTGTTCGGCGAGTCGGAAGGGGTCGTTCCTGAATCGGAAGCGAAGCGGGGTCGGGCGATCTTCATGGTGCGGACGGCGGAACAGGCGGATGATGCCGCGATCGCCGTCGAGGCGATTCCGTTTCTCGAGAAGTGGCTGAAGAGCGTTCCTGATGACATCGAAGCCGGGGAAGTGCTCGGGCTGGCGTACCACCTGGTGGGAGACTATCCGCAGGCGGAGCAGGTCTGGCAGCGGACGCTGGAGCTTGATCCGGATCACGAGGAGCTGCTGCGACGGCTGTTCGTTCTCTCTCACGACAGCGGCGAACTGCAGAGCGCCCTAGCGTACGGCGAACGGCTGACGAAGGTGAACCCGTGGAACTACGAGTACTGGGGACGGCTGGCCCATGTTCTCGGGCAGCTTGGCCGACTCGATGAGGGGATTGCTGCCGCGGAGAAGGCGATCGCGATCAACCCTGCCGTGGTGAACATTTACCAGTGGCTGGCTGAGGTGTGTGCGGCCCGGGGTGAGCAGGAGAAGAGTGAGCGGTATCGGCAGCGGTACGAGGCGCTGGCCGAGTAG
- a CDS encoding nucleoside deaminase → MDPFLEAAIEEARQGLAEGGIPIGSVLVLDGAIIGRGHNRRVQKGSAILHAEMDCLENAGRLPARDYRRSVLYSTLSPCDMCSGTVLLYGIPRVVIGENVTFRGPEDYVRSRGVELEIVDSADCRRLMEQFIASRPELWNEDIGEEGGVRK, encoded by the coding sequence ATGGACCCGTTTCTCGAGGCTGCAATTGAGGAAGCCCGGCAGGGGCTGGCGGAAGGAGGGATTCCGATCGGCTCGGTGCTCGTTCTCGATGGCGCGATCATCGGACGGGGGCACAACCGGCGGGTGCAGAAGGGGAGTGCGATTCTGCATGCCGAGATGGACTGTCTGGAGAACGCCGGCCGGCTGCCTGCGCGGGACTATCGGCGGTCGGTGCTGTACTCGACGCTGTCGCCGTGCGACATGTGCAGCGGGACGGTGCTGCTGTACGGAATCCCGAGAGTGGTCATCGGCGAGAACGTGACGTTTCGGGGTCCGGAGGATTACGTGCGATCGCGGGGGGTGGAGCTGGAGATTGTCGACAGTGCTGATTGCCGGCGGCTGATGGAGCAGTTTATTGCGAGCCGTCCGGAGCTATGGAACGAGGATATCGGGGAGGAGGGAGGAGTCAGGAAGTAG
- a CDS encoding DUF1559 domain-containing protein has product MRRLQRRAFTLIELLVVIAIIAILIALLLPAVQQAREAARRSTCKNNLKQIGLACHNYHDTFGTFPHSYDGSLPIFNLPAGGEIAGSRSQSSISWVSAALPYLDQAPLYNQLDGLGAFTVAGPLYGSGLGLGDPQVQQLALTPIPVLLCPSNPQSKTNEGNPGALCYLNNTSFADGGGGGGTQYKGGRTDYVGNLGFVRSGWNDVQGSCGNQNHGAQWSSPEWVTSYSTDWDNYPAFRGCFWHRGSARIAQITDGTSNTIAVFEDHHWRFSDSNPSRFARNVAWISPIGPLNNLSKKINSSNEDNCYGDNDNRGSGMSSTHEGGAHALMADGAVRFFSENIDIGDGPGDGRQQDGYQPGVQSSLATASGGETVEF; this is encoded by the coding sequence ATGCGCCGACTACAGAGGCGAGCGTTTACGCTCATTGAACTACTGGTTGTGATCGCGATTATCGCGATCCTGATTGCGCTGCTGCTGCCAGCCGTGCAGCAGGCCCGTGAAGCGGCCCGCCGCAGCACGTGCAAGAACAATCTCAAGCAGATTGGTCTGGCCTGCCACAACTACCATGACACGTTCGGCACGTTTCCGCACAGCTACGACGGATCGCTGCCGATCTTCAACCTGCCAGCTGGTGGGGAAATCGCGGGATCACGTTCGCAGTCGTCGATCTCGTGGGTATCGGCTGCACTTCCGTACCTCGACCAGGCCCCTCTGTACAACCAGCTGGACGGCTTGGGAGCGTTCACCGTCGCCGGCCCCCTGTATGGTAGCGGTCTGGGCCTGGGTGATCCGCAGGTGCAGCAACTGGCTCTGACGCCGATCCCGGTTCTGCTCTGCCCGAGCAATCCGCAGAGTAAGACAAACGAAGGTAATCCCGGCGCGCTGTGTTACCTGAACAACACCAGCTTCGCGGACGGTGGCGGCGGCGGTGGTACTCAGTACAAGGGTGGACGGACGGACTACGTCGGCAACCTGGGTTTCGTCCGTTCCGGCTGGAACGACGTGCAGGGAAGCTGCGGCAACCAGAATCATGGTGCCCAGTGGTCGAGCCCCGAGTGGGTGACCTCGTACAGCACCGACTGGGACAACTATCCGGCCTTCCGCGGCTGCTTCTGGCATCGCGGTTCGGCCCGGATCGCCCAGATCACCGACGGAACGTCGAACACGATCGCGGTGTTCGAAGATCACCACTGGCGTTTCTCGGACTCGAACCCCAGCCGTTTTGCCCGGAACGTGGCGTGGATCTCGCCGATCGGTCCGCTCAACAATCTGTCGAAGAAGATCAATTCGTCGAACGAAGACAACTGCTACGGCGACAATGACAACCGCGGCAGCGGCATGTCGAGTACGCACGAAGGTGGTGCTCACGCGCTGATGGCGGACGGTGCCGTCCGGTTCTTCAGCGAGAACATCGACATCGGCGACGGTCCGGGTGACGGCCGCCAGCAGGACGGCTACCAGCCGGGTGTGCAGTCGTCGCTGGCGACGGCGTCGGGTGGTGAGACGGTCGAGTTCTGA
- a CDS encoding CRTAC1 family protein, with the protein MSHVLLCRTGRAAARRGLVVLLLVVPVVHGCGPDGSSDLPDGSGAAAAVRSTDGADRPASKPRGGLFADLDLDDNEKQETAAAGSRLAFSDVHSEAGIEFVYDNGASPRKLMPESTSGGAAWIDYDQDGWPDLFFPQGGSFEATSWDDQPKDELFRNLGDGRFASVAQACRLVDVEFGHGVAVADFDNDGFDDVYVCNVGPDVLYLNMGDGTFIDVTEPAGIDNGRWSSSAAWGDLDRDGDLDLYVCNYVDYDPRNPLPCVDENSNPATCNPTEMAGVPNVCYFNNGDGTFVEEADARGLNADGSKSLGIVIADLNGDQVPDVYVANDTTANHLFFGQGDGTFVESAIAMGCALSGLGQYQASMGIGFGDYDRNGYPDLYLTHFTTDSNTLYQNLGAAGFTDETRQSGLHQPTLQYLAFGTVMADFDANGWQDLFVANGHIDDFRKRTGALWHMPPQMFAFDGYRWHEASSTAGAYFERPLLGRAVASCDYDRDGDLDLAVVHQNDAAGLLRNDAELGHWLQFELIGEESNRSGLGAVVTVEQGELVLTQELPGGTSYCASHEPVLFFGLGESDQPCRVTVRWPSGCVQVLSDVSTDEKMTLFESQAEPT; encoded by the coding sequence ATGTCGCATGTGCTTCTCTGTCGGACCGGCCGCGCTGCTGCGCGACGCGGGCTGGTCGTGCTGCTGCTCGTCGTCCCTGTTGTGCACGGCTGTGGTCCGGATGGCTCGTCGGATCTGCCGGATGGGTCGGGCGCCGCGGCGGCTGTTCGCAGTACGGATGGAGCGGACAGGCCGGCTTCGAAGCCGCGCGGCGGTCTGTTCGCGGATCTCGATCTGGACGATAACGAGAAGCAGGAGACTGCGGCCGCCGGAAGCCGGCTTGCGTTCTCGGACGTGCACAGCGAAGCGGGCATCGAGTTCGTGTACGACAACGGTGCGTCGCCCAGGAAGCTGATGCCGGAGTCGACCTCGGGGGGAGCCGCGTGGATCGACTACGACCAGGACGGCTGGCCGGACCTGTTCTTTCCGCAGGGAGGAAGCTTCGAAGCGACGTCATGGGACGATCAGCCGAAGGATGAGCTGTTCCGCAATCTGGGCGATGGTCGTTTCGCGTCGGTCGCTCAGGCCTGCCGGCTGGTGGATGTTGAGTTCGGTCATGGCGTGGCTGTGGCGGACTTCGACAACGACGGCTTCGACGATGTCTACGTCTGCAATGTCGGCCCGGACGTGCTGTATCTGAACATGGGGGACGGCACGTTTATCGACGTGACCGAACCGGCCGGTATCGACAACGGACGGTGGTCGTCGAGTGCCGCGTGGGGTGACCTGGACCGCGACGGTGACCTCGATCTGTACGTGTGCAATTACGTCGACTATGACCCGCGCAATCCCCTGCCGTGCGTGGACGAGAACTCGAACCCGGCCACCTGCAATCCGACCGAGATGGCGGGGGTGCCGAATGTCTGTTACTTCAACAATGGTGACGGAACGTTTGTCGAAGAGGCGGACGCACGGGGGCTGAACGCGGACGGCAGCAAGAGCCTGGGAATCGTGATTGCGGACCTGAACGGCGACCAGGTTCCGGACGTCTACGTGGCCAACGACACGACGGCAAACCATCTGTTCTTCGGGCAGGGGGATGGAACGTTCGTGGAGTCGGCGATTGCGATGGGCTGTGCGTTGAGCGGCCTGGGGCAGTACCAGGCGAGCATGGGGATCGGGTTCGGGGACTACGACCGAAACGGGTATCCGGACCTGTATCTGACGCACTTCACGACCGATTCGAACACGCTGTATCAGAACCTCGGGGCCGCCGGCTTCACCGACGAGACGCGACAGAGCGGGCTGCATCAGCCGACGCTGCAGTATCTGGCGTTCGGGACGGTGATGGCGGACTTCGACGCGAACGGCTGGCAGGATCTGTTCGTGGCAAATGGCCACATCGATGACTTCCGCAAGCGGACCGGGGCGCTGTGGCACATGCCGCCGCAGATGTTCGCGTTTGACGGTTACCGCTGGCATGAAGCGTCATCGACGGCTGGGGCATACTTCGAGCGTCCATTGCTGGGGCGGGCCGTTGCCAGCTGTGACTACGATCGTGACGGAGACCTGGATCTGGCGGTGGTCCATCAGAACGATGCGGCGGGACTGCTGAGGAACGACGCGGAGCTGGGTCACTGGTTACAATTCGAGCTGATCGGCGAGGAGAGCAACCGGAGTGGTCTGGGAGCGGTCGTGACAGTGGAGCAGGGCGAGTTGGTGCTGACTCAGGAGTTGCCGGGGGGAACGAGCTACTGTGCGAGCCACGAGCCGGTCCTGTTCTTCGGTCTGGGCGAATCGGATCAGCCGTGCCGAGTCACCGTGCGCTGGCCGAGCGGATGCGTGCAGGTTCTTTCCGACGTGTCGACGGACGAGAAGATGACACTCTTTGAGTCACAGGCAGAGCCGACATGA